The sequence TCGGGCGGCTTCGTCCACATCCGTTCACCCAACATTCCGAGGCTCGCCTACTGGCTTGAGCGGGAGCTCCGCCAAACCTCTGGGTAATACCTGATGTGAACCTGTGGCTACGCTTCCCACCCAAGCTTTGTAGGCTTGACCGCCTCTCCATGCAATGGGTTTCACTTCTGTGGAGCGAAGCCGCCCTTTCTAACGGGTCTATTATTCTTAAGAGTGTTTTGGGTATTTTCCAGAGCAGATATTGCTATTAATAATTCATTTAGTTTAAAAATAAAAGGAGAGCATTGCTCTCCTTTTATTTATTCTAAAGACGTATTTTTAGTCGGTTAAAATTAATTTAACGGTATTGGATGATGGCCCCACATCGGACTTCTTAGGATCTTTATAAGAAGCACGGAAGTAGTAGGAACCAGGAGTAGGAGCTTTGTCATTTATGGCCAGTGAAAAGGAGAGGGCCCCTTTAGGATTGGAAATCGGTATGCTTCCAATGGGTTGGCCGGGTCGTTGGATGTGAATAATTACGGAATACTTTTCGTTTCCCGGAGGGTTAGAGATTGGGATTGTGACACGAGAAGTTTTGGCATCATAATTAACCTCTCCAAGTACTGGGGTCGGAAGGGAAGTGTCTGGAGGTAACTCATCCTGTGGAGGGACAAGAGCTGAATCGAGTATGGGATCAATCGCTGAATTATTTGGGGCAGTTTCAGTCGGTGGCTTATATGGAACCTCGTTTGATGGCCAGGTCCAGGAAGGATCACGATTGGGTAAATTTAAAAAGGTTTTAGTAATAGTGTTATGGGAATTTGGAGATGCCAACATATTAGGATTATCTGCGTCTACTTCTTTTTGAATCCAGACGTCACTGACCTTGGTAGGCAAATCTCCTTGGGCGGCTATTTCCGTTGCGACGAATTCTGAAGGAGTCAAACTACTGGGAAGAAGTCCGGACTTAGTATCGAAGGAGCCGCTCACGATTCCTGATGGCTGCTCAAATTGTGTTTGGACCGGCAGGTCCTTTAGAGCGGCCGTCATAACTTTCTTCCAGATTTGGGCGGGAAAGCTGCCGCCATAGACACTGCGTAAATAATAGGGGCCGGGAGTTCCGTTTTTATCTAGGTCAGGGTTAGAGTCATATCCCATCCAGACAACTCCTGCATAGTTCGGAGTATATCCAGCAAACCAAGCATCTGTATTGCCGGTCTTATTTTTGAGATTATCCGGTAAGGAGGAAGTTCCTGTCTTACCCGCTACTGCCCAATTTCCAATCTGAGCGCTGACTCCGGTACCGCTGGTTACAACACTGCGTAGCATGCTGTTAACAATATAGGCAGTGGTTTCCTTCATAACACGGTTTTTAGTTACTTTAGGGGTGATTACAGTGTTACCTTTGGAGTCTTCGACTTTCACAATAGCATGATCAGAAACGCTAACACCGTTGTTGGCATAAACCCCGTAAGCTGCTGCCATGTCCTTAGTACTTACATGGGTAGTTCCTAAAGCGAGGCTTAAAACACGATCTTCAGGTTCAAGTGGCAGTCCCAGATTGTTCTTACCAAATGCCCATCCATAGTCCACTCCAATAAGATCCAGTAGTTTTACCGCATAGATATTAACGGATTGTTCCACAGCATGACGCATGGTAATAAGGCCCTTCCAGCCTTTAGTTGCTGTATCGAAGTTAGTTGGAGTCCAAGCCTTTCCATTTCCTCCGTTATAACTTACGGGCATGTCATCAAGAACTGTACCGGGGAAATAGCCACCCTTTTCAATAGCCGGTCCGTAAACAACTAATGGTTTTATCGTAGATCCTGGTTGGCGCTTAGATTGCCAGGCTCTGTTTAATCCCCGGGGGGTATAATCCCGTCCGCCGACCATTGCTTGAATTTCTCCGGTTGAAGGTTCAACGACTGTTAGGGCACCTTCGACCTTCGTATTATTAATCCCTTGTGGAAAATTGGCTGAGTCAGCAAAGGCATCTTCGGCAGCAGTTTGGATTTTAGGATTTACAGTTGTATAAATACGCAAACCGCCACTAAAAATTTGATCCGGGGTTAAATTATAGTTTGTTTCCAGTTCCTCAATAACATAATCCACAAAGTAGGGGAACTTATAACTAACTGAAGCTACTTCCGTTTTTTGAGCGCCTCCCCGGCTTTCTTTCATCGCCTCCACATAGGTGAAAGGAGCATCCTTTTCTTGATCATACTCCTGAGAGGTGATAATCCCGGCATCCCGCATTACCCCGAGGACGATGGTGCGTCGAGCCTTGGCACTATCGGGATGAATGTAGGGATTGTACTGACTTGGAGCCTGTGGTAAGCCCGCCAATAAAGCAACTTCTGCAGGTGTTAATTTGTCAAGATCCTTACCAAAATAAGTTTTGGCCGCGGCCTGGATACCGAAGGAAGATTCGCCCAGGAAGATTCTATTTAAGTAAAAGGTTAGAATTTCTTCTTTGGTATATTCTCGCTCCAGTTGGATGGCTAGAATGGCCTCCTGAATTTTACGAGTAAATCTTTTCTCGGTAGGGTCTGCTATAAAGGCATTTCTAGCAAGCTGAATTGTGATAGTGCTAGCACCTTCTTTAGTACTCCTGGTTCGAATATCATTCAATGCTGAGCCCACAATACGAATAGGGTCCACACCGAAATGTTGCTCAAAGCGCCGGTCTTCAACTGCTATGAATGTCTTTTTAACAAGGTCGGGAATTTGTGAATATTCGACAGTTTGACGATTTTCATAGCCATGTAACACTGCGAATTCAACACCATCCTTATCATAGACATGCGAGGATTGCTTGGTGTCATTTAGTAACGAGGGATTCCATTTCGGGGTTCCGGCCGCTGCAACTACCACAAAAATTGCTAAGCCTGCTATAATAAGTGAAATAAAGGACGTGATTGACAAAAAAATAATTCTGCGTTTTGAATGGCGCTTCTTACGCTGAGGCCTCCTTGGATTATTCGATGATGGCATTAAGTCAACCTCCCAAAAATTAAAAATGAGGAGTGGACACTATTAAATTTCCTTGAATTATATCATACTTTTACAGTTGCAAGGAAACTCAAATAATTAATAGGAAGATAATGGAATATATGTTGCCTAATTCCAACGTTTTCCAGAATGAATAAAGATACCGATGCGACAAAATAGTCGCTGGGCTTCGCAAAACTTTCCGGTAATACTGCGGTGAAACTGCCTTAGAAACGTAAGGCTTTAAAACCTAAATAAGGTTCTTTAGACTTGTTAGTTGCGGGGAAGGCAGAGAAATTGTATAATATATCAAATTAGTCTATGTATACATTATTAATGGTATGATTGAGAAGAAACTTGGTGGAAGGTAACAGAGAGTCGGTGTTAGGTGCAAACCGACCTGGAAACTAAGAGATACGCCTCAGGACTAGAGCTTGAAAAACTCTCGGGTTCAGCCCGTTAGCGCTGATAGAGCTGGATTCCGTGCAGAGCGGATTCAATGTGGGTGGTACCGCGGAAGTGTTTTCGTCCCTCAACCTTGTGTTGGGGGATTTCCTTATTTCTAAGCTAAATAATCTTTGGTCTTAGTAATAAGGATATAAGATACTAATCGTGCCATATTAACTACTATAGAAGGGAGACTAAGTATGGACATTTTTCAAGAATTAAAGGATCGAGGATTAATCTATCAACACACAGACGAGAATGCATTGCGTAACCGATTATCAAGTGGGCCGATGGCGTTATATTGTGGATTCGATCCCACTGCGGATAGTTTGCATATTGGGCACTTGCTTCCACTTTTGGTCTTAAGAAGATTTCAACTTGCCGGGCATAAGTCAATTGCCTTAGTAGGAGGAGGAACAGGGCTGATTGGCGATCCAAGCGGCAAAGCCTCCGAACGAACATTAAACCCCAAAGAGATTGTTGAGCAATGGGCACAAAAGATTAAGAATCAATTTGGCCGGTTCTTAGATTTTGAAACGGGGGACAATCCTGCGATATTGGCCAACAATTATGATTGGCTGGGCTCACTTCAAGTGATTGAATTTCTCAGAGATATCGGCAAATACTTCCCTCTGGGGGCTATGCTGGCCAAAGATTCGGTTGAATCCCGTCTGAGCAAAGGGATATCCTTCACGGAGTTTAGCTATATGATTCTGCAATCCTATGATTACTTAAAGCTTAATGAAATGTACGGATGTGAGATGCAGATCGGCGGAAGTGACCAATGGGGTAACATTACCGCCGGAATCGAGTTAATTCGGCGGACTGCTGTTCAAGAAAAGGAAATGCACGGACTGACTCTGCCTCTTGTCACCAAGAGTGACGGAACCAAATTCGGGAAGACTGAGGGAGGAGCAGTTTGGCTAGATCCAGAAAAAATGTCTCCCTACAAATTCTATCAGTTCTGGCTGAATACAGATGACAAAGATGTCGTTAAGTTCTTGAAATATTTCACCTTTATTTCTATAGA comes from Desulfosporosinus meridiei DSM 13257 and encodes:
- the tyrS gene encoding tyrosine--tRNA ligase produces the protein MDIFQELKDRGLIYQHTDENALRNRLSSGPMALYCGFDPTADSLHIGHLLPLLVLRRFQLAGHKSIALVGGGTGLIGDPSGKASERTLNPKEIVEQWAQKIKNQFGRFLDFETGDNPAILANNYDWLGSLQVIEFLRDIGKYFPLGAMLAKDSVESRLSKGISFTEFSYMILQSYDYLKLNEMYGCEMQIGGSDQWGNITAGIELIRRTAVQEKEMHGLTLPLVTKSDGTKFGKTEGGAVWLDPEKMSPYKFYQFWLNTDDKDVVKFLKYFTFISIEEINELAQGVEKEPEKRNAQRALAKDVTKLVHGQEALQRAEKITAALFGGGLGNLTALEIEEGFSDVPSATIQSPETSLVDALVQVGAVSSKRQARESIESGAIYINDIRHTIVDSAVSQLERLDQKYLVIRRGKKNYYLLKFEE
- a CDS encoding transglycosylase domain-containing protein, with amino-acid sequence MPSSNNPRRPQRKKRHSKRRIIFLSITSFISLIIAGLAIFVVVAAAGTPKWNPSLLNDTKQSSHVYDKDGVEFAVLHGYENRQTVEYSQIPDLVKKTFIAVEDRRFEQHFGVDPIRIVGSALNDIRTRSTKEGASTITIQLARNAFIADPTEKRFTRKIQEAILAIQLEREYTKEEILTFYLNRIFLGESSFGIQAAAKTYFGKDLDKLTPAEVALLAGLPQAPSQYNPYIHPDSAKARRTIVLGVMRDAGIITSQEYDQEKDAPFTYVEAMKESRGGAQKTEVASVSYKFPYFVDYVIEELETNYNLTPDQIFSGGLRIYTTVNPKIQTAAEDAFADSANFPQGINNTKVEGALTVVEPSTGEIQAMVGGRDYTPRGLNRAWQSKRQPGSTIKPLVVYGPAIEKGGYFPGTVLDDMPVSYNGGNGKAWTPTNFDTATKGWKGLITMRHAVEQSVNIYAVKLLDLIGVDYGWAFGKNNLGLPLEPEDRVLSLALGTTHVSTKDMAAAYGVYANNGVSVSDHAIVKVEDSKGNTVITPKVTKNRVMKETTAYIVNSMLRSVVTSGTGVSAQIGNWAVAGKTGTSSLPDNLKNKTGNTDAWFAGYTPNYAGVVWMGYDSNPDLDKNGTPGPYYLRSVYGGSFPAQIWKKVMTAALKDLPVQTQFEQPSGIVSGSFDTKSGLLPSSLTPSEFVATEIAAQGDLPTKVSDVWIQKEVDADNPNMLASPNSHNTITKTFLNLPNRDPSWTWPSNEVPYKPPTETAPNNSAIDPILDSALVPPQDELPPDTSLPTPVLGEVNYDAKTSRVTIPISNPPGNEKYSVIIHIQRPGQPIGSIPISNPKGALSFSLAINDKAPTPGSYYFRASYKDPKKSDVGPSSNTVKLILTD